A window from Symphalangus syndactylus isolate Jambi chromosome 22, NHGRI_mSymSyn1-v2.1_pri, whole genome shotgun sequence encodes these proteins:
- the NIPA2 gene encoding magnesium transporter NIPA2 isoform X1, whose protein sequence is MSQGRGKYDFYIGLGLAMSSSIFIGGSFILKKKGLLRLARKGSMRAGQGGHAYLKEWLWWAGLLSMGAGEVANFAAYAFAPATLVTPLGALSVLVSAILSSYFLNERLNLHGKIGCLLSILGSTVMVIHAPKEEEIETLNEMSHKLGDPGFVVFATLVVIVALILIFVVGPRHGQTNILVYITICSVIGAFSVSCVKGLGIAIKELFAGKPVLRHPLAWILLLSLIVCVSTQINYLNRALDIFNTSIVTPIYYVFFTTSVLTCSAILFKEWQDMPVDDVIGTLSGFFTIIVGIFLLHAFKDVSFSLASLPVSFRKDEKAMNGNLSNMYEVLNNNEESLTCGIEQHTGENVSRRNGNLTAF, encoded by the exons ATGAGCCAGGGGCGTGGAAAATATGACTTCTATATTGGTCTGGGCTTGGCTATGAGCTCCAGTATTTTCATTGGAGGaagtttcattttgaaaaaaaaaggccTCCTTCGACTTGCCAGGAAAGGCTCTATGAGAGCAG GTCAAGGTGGCCATGCATATCTTAAAGAATGGCTGTGGTGGGCTGGACTGCTGTCAA TGGGAGCTGGTGAGGTGGCCAACTTCGCTGCGTATGCGTTTGCACCAGCCACTCTAGTGACTCCACTAGGAGCTCTCAGCGTGCTAGTAAG TGCCATTCTTTCTTCATACTTTCTCAATGAAAGACTTAATCTTCATGGGAAAATTGGGTGTTTGCTAAGTATTCTAGGATCTACAGTTATGGTCATTCATGCTCCAAAGGAAGAGGAGATTGAGACTTTAAATGAAATGTCTCACAAGCTAGGTGATCCAG GTTTTGTGGTCTTTGCAACCCTTGTGGTCATTGTGGCCTTGATATTAATCTTCGTGGTGGGTCCTCGCCATGGACAGACAAACATTCTTGTCTACATAACAATCTGCTCTGTAATCGGCGCGTTTTCAGTCTCCTGTGTGAAGGGCCTGGGCATTGCTATCAAGGAACTGTTTGCTGGGAAGCCTGTGCTGCGGCATCCCCTGGCTTGGATTCTGCTGCTGAGCCTCATCGTCTGTGTGAGCACACAGATTAATTACCTAAATAGGGCCCTGGATATATTCAACACTTCCATTGTGACTCCAATATATTATGTATTCTTCACAACATCAGTTTTAACTTGTTCAGCTATTCTTTTTAAGGAGTGGCAAGATATGCCTGTTGACGATGTCATTGGTACTTTGAGTGGCTTCTTTACAATCATTGTGGGGATATTCTTGTTGCATGCCTTTAAAGACGTCAGCTTTAGTCTAGCAAGTCTGCCTGTGTCTTTTCGAAAAGACGAGAAAGCAATGAATGGCAATCTCTCTAATATGTATGAAGTTCttaataataatgaagaaagcTTAACCTGTGGAATCGAACAACACACTGGTGAAAATGTCTCCCGAAGAAATGGAAATCTGACAGCTTTTTAA
- the NIPA2 gene encoding magnesium transporter NIPA2 isoform X2, giving the protein MSQGRGKYDFYIGLGLAMSSSIFIGGSFILKKKGLLRLARKGSMRAVGAGEVANFAAYAFAPATLVTPLGALSVLVSAILSSYFLNERLNLHGKIGCLLSILGSTVMVIHAPKEEEIETLNEMSHKLGDPGFVVFATLVVIVALILIFVVGPRHGQTNILVYITICSVIGAFSVSCVKGLGIAIKELFAGKPVLRHPLAWILLLSLIVCVSTQINYLNRALDIFNTSIVTPIYYVFFTTSVLTCSAILFKEWQDMPVDDVIGTLSGFFTIIVGIFLLHAFKDVSFSLASLPVSFRKDEKAMNGNLSNMYEVLNNNEESLTCGIEQHTGENVSRRNGNLTAF; this is encoded by the exons ATGAGCCAGGGGCGTGGAAAATATGACTTCTATATTGGTCTGGGCTTGGCTATGAGCTCCAGTATTTTCATTGGAGGaagtttcattttgaaaaaaaaaggccTCCTTCGACTTGCCAGGAAAGGCTCTATGAGAGCAG TGGGAGCTGGTGAGGTGGCCAACTTCGCTGCGTATGCGTTTGCACCAGCCACTCTAGTGACTCCACTAGGAGCTCTCAGCGTGCTAGTAAG TGCCATTCTTTCTTCATACTTTCTCAATGAAAGACTTAATCTTCATGGGAAAATTGGGTGTTTGCTAAGTATTCTAGGATCTACAGTTATGGTCATTCATGCTCCAAAGGAAGAGGAGATTGAGACTTTAAATGAAATGTCTCACAAGCTAGGTGATCCAG GTTTTGTGGTCTTTGCAACCCTTGTGGTCATTGTGGCCTTGATATTAATCTTCGTGGTGGGTCCTCGCCATGGACAGACAAACATTCTTGTCTACATAACAATCTGCTCTGTAATCGGCGCGTTTTCAGTCTCCTGTGTGAAGGGCCTGGGCATTGCTATCAAGGAACTGTTTGCTGGGAAGCCTGTGCTGCGGCATCCCCTGGCTTGGATTCTGCTGCTGAGCCTCATCGTCTGTGTGAGCACACAGATTAATTACCTAAATAGGGCCCTGGATATATTCAACACTTCCATTGTGACTCCAATATATTATGTATTCTTCACAACATCAGTTTTAACTTGTTCAGCTATTCTTTTTAAGGAGTGGCAAGATATGCCTGTTGACGATGTCATTGGTACTTTGAGTGGCTTCTTTACAATCATTGTGGGGATATTCTTGTTGCATGCCTTTAAAGACGTCAGCTTTAGTCTAGCAAGTCTGCCTGTGTCTTTTCGAAAAGACGAGAAAGCAATGAATGGCAATCTCTCTAATATGTATGAAGTTCttaataataatgaagaaagcTTAACCTGTGGAATCGAACAACACACTGGTGAAAATGTCTCCCGAAGAAATGGAAATCTGACAGCTTTTTAA